DNA from Metabacillus flavus:
GCCAGTTTACATCAAGCCGCAAGCCGGTATTCGGAACGTGTGCAGGGCTGATTATTCTGGCTTCGGAGATTGTCGGCTACGAGGAAGGACATCTGGCGGTCATGGATATCAAGGTCGAGCGCAATTCGTTCGGCCGCCAGCGGGAAAGCTTTGAAGCAGACCTGACCATCACAGGAGTCGGGGATCATTTTACGGGCGTGTTTATTCGCGCTCCTCATATTGTGGAGGCTGGAGAGAATGTCGAAGTCCTCTCCAAACACAATGGGAGAATCGTCGCTGCGAGACAGGGCCACCTTCTCGGCTGCTCTTTTCATCCGGAACTGACCGATGACCACCGGATGACGCAGCTATTCCTTGAGATGGTGAAAGAATCAAAAGAAAAAGCTTCTGCATAAAAAGGTTGAAACTGGTTCAGACTTGTAGTAAATTATGAACTATCAAAGAAATCGTTAAAACATTGACAGGAAGCAGTAGCGAATGTTCCTTCTTAAGAGAGCCGGTGGGTGGTGCGAACCGGTGCTGGAAGTTTGTGAATCCGTCCTCGAGTGAAGCATTGAAATGCTTCCGGTCATGGCCGTTATCATGCAGAGCTG
Protein-coding regions in this window:
- the pdxT gene encoding pyridoxal 5'-phosphate synthase glutaminase subunit PdxT, which codes for MYTIGVLGLQGAFREHIRSIEASGGKAVTIKRPEQLNEIDGLIIPGGESTTMRRLIDKYGFMEPLRQFTSSRKPVFGTCAGLIILASEIVGYEEGHLAVMDIKVERNSFGRQRESFEADLTITGVGDHFTGVFIRAPHIVEAGENVEVLSKHNGRIVAARQGHLLGCSFHPELTDDHRMTQLFLEMVKESKEKASA